Part of the Aphis gossypii isolate Hap1 unplaced genomic scaffold, ASM2018417v2 Contig00435, whole genome shotgun sequence genome is shown below.
CATTCTCTAAAGGATTTAATGACTGGAAGCATGTGTATACTCGAATAAATGAAcaagaaaattcaaaaacacatAGGTTAAATGTAGATGCTCAAGTTATGAAACAACAATTTTCATCAATTGATTCACTATTAACTTATGGTCATAGTTCAATAAGGaagaaagaaatataaaatagaaggCAAGTTTTATTTcgtataattgatattattaaattaatcggTAAACGTGGACTCAGTTATCAAGGTAAATCTAACAAAGCCATTTATACTCTTGATAATCCATCTTTGGACAATGGTAATTTCTTGGAAATGATTTTACTAGTGGGCAAGTATGATCCAGTACTCAAAGCTCATTTAGAtaaagcaattaaaaatagtataaaaagtcATGATTCTGGTTCCAAACAAGGAGGTGGGCACATAAAACCACAAGAGTTTGTACTATTGGTGAAACTAGATGGTGGTCAAAAGATGCTTCTTTAACCAAAATCtttggtaattttaataatcctGAGTCTGGACTTTTTGTGGAccttatattaacattaagtgAAATTGAAACAAACTCAAGTATAAAATCTGAAGCTCGTTTTAAAGCAAGTGGATTAAAGGCAGGTTTATGtaaatacgaaataattttaacagcaCAAATGTaccttagaatattttataaatatcttcaAGGCAAAGGGATCAATATAATGACAGCGTATCAAATGGTAACACAAACTTTACAGGATTTAAGAAAGTGTACATGTGAGTTTTCTAGGACTAAAGATGCAGCTGATAAGTTTGTACAacataccaataaaatatttcaaaaaatgaaaaacaatgtaATAGAAATCGAAAATTGTCTACCACAatctcgtaaaaaaaaaaaaactgagcaATTTCATGATTATGAGGCAGATGATGATCCTATAACAGACCCATTGCATTCATATGAAGTTAATGTTTACAATCAAGTACTGGACACTGTTATTGAGAGCATTTCTTCAAGATTCGAAAAACATGGACAGTTATGTGCAGATTTTGCATGTCTTGACCCTAATAATTTCAAACCAGATGTAACTCTTCCAAATTGTTATCTCCTTAATTATATCAGGCCTCTGAAACTGCATttgaatttcataattatgCAATTTCCTCCATTCATTTATTTGGTTATCAAAGACCGgtccatatatttttcttaaaacctTTCTTTCGAATACACCTAGTCTCTGTTCTTCGGCTCTTCTCAGTGCCCACGTCTCAGATCCGTACATGACAATAGGTCGTAATAATGTCATGtacattcttaattttaaatttttaaatttttagagaGGGTCCTAGATTTCAGTACTTTTTCTAATCCGTAGTATCCCTTATTAGCTAGTTGTATTCTCGACAACACCTCTGTTTTAAGTTCATTGTCTTGAGTAATAATAGATCCGAGGTACTTAAATTGTGAGactttcttaaaattatgtcCTTCTAATTCAATATGTTGTCCTAGTCTGTAATTTCTGCTATTTCGGCTAACAACTAAGTATTCTGTCTTATCATCGTTAACGGATAATCCCACTTTCTCTGCAGcctttataagtttttttcccAGCCTTTTTATCGTCTCAATATCATCTCCTAAGAGAGCTACATCGTCCGCGTATGCTAAAAGTCCTATTGTTATTTGTCCCAGCGCAATCCCTTCTGAAACGTTCATTTCTCGTACTATTTTTTCCAGTACCAGGTTAAACAACACTGGGGAAAGCGCATCCTTGCCGGAGACCTGTCGTCACCCTCACAGGCTGAGATGTTGTGTTCGCTATCTTAACCTTTATATCCGTCTGGTTGATGCTGGCTCCAATGAGGCTTACAATTTTACTTGGAATCTAAATTCtttgagtatatttataaGGCTTCTCTATGGATAGAATCATAggcttttttaaaatctacaaaCAATATGTGTACATCCTTATTATACTCCCAACTTTTTTGGAGGATCTGTCTTATTACGAAAATCTGATCCGTTGTAGATCTATTCGGCCTAAAGCCTCCCTGATAGTCTCCTAGTAAAGTCTCTGCTATTGGCCTTACTCTATCCAGTATACAATATGCTAGGACTTTATACGTTGTATCTAGTAATGCTATACCCCTATAATTACTACATACTTGtggatcatttttttttgtgaataggACACACTAATGCGGTGCTCCAATCCTCCGGAAGTCTTTCTTCATGCCAGATACTCTCTATAATACTATGAATTCTATTTATTGTTCCGTCATCTAGGTTCTTTAGTACTTCTCCTTGGATCCCGTCTTCCCCAGGAGTTTTGTGGTTTTTTAGCCTATTAAGTTGTTGTAATATTTCCTCTTTGCTTGGAGGCGGACAATCGGTATCATTAGGTTCCGTTGGCATCCATGCAAATGTATTGACTGGGTTTTCgcaattaagtaataaaccaaaataatgtCTCCATTTTTCCAATACCTTGTCTTGTTCTGTCACAAGGGTTCCATCGTCATTTTTAAGAAACTTTTCATGTTTTTTGTACCCTCCTCTAATTGAATTTATCTTCTGGTATAATTGTCGAGTTCTATTTACTTTGTGATCAATTTCAGCTTCCTCTAATACATCTATTGTATATTTCCGTTTTtcatatctaaatatattatttgctttCTTTTGACATTCTTTGTATGCCATCACTTTCTCTCTATTATAGGGATTGTTGAGCATTTGGGTCCTGGCTTCTTTCCTTCTATTAAATGCTTCCTTGCAGGAGTTTTTGAACCACGGTTTCCTTGTCCTGTTTTGTTTGCCTATTACTGTGACTGTGGTCGTTTTTATAGCATCCTTAACCGCTTTCCATTTAGCATCAATTGTCTCTTcttgatttatgtttaaactGTTCATTGTTTCATGTAATTTTTGCTTGAAATTTCTACATATATTAGTATCTTTTAGCTTATTCACGTCATATTTGTCCACTAACGTTCCTTTTTTAGATGTCAGTTTCTTGAGTTTCACCTTCAGTTTTCCTCTAACTAGGTAGTGGTCTGAGTCGCAGTCAGCTCCTCTGACTGTTTTAATATCATGCATACAATTTCTGAACCTAGTATTAATCAGGACATGGTCAATCTGACTGACATATCTTCCACTCGGTGCCTTCCATGTACCTTTATAGATATCTTTATGTGGAAACATTGTGCTCTTCACAATAAGTCCCCCACCACATGTAAAGTCTATAAGTCTGAGTCCATTTTCACTAGTTATATCGTGAAGGCTGTGGTTACCAATCGTTGATCTAAATATGTTCTCCTTCCCTAACTTGGTATTAAAGTCTCCTAGGACTATCCTAATTCTACTTCGTGGGATTTCATTTAGCGTGTGTTCCAAATTATCGTAGAATTCGTCCTTCTCCTCTTGTGTTTTTTCTTCTGTGGGTGCATGCCCATTCACGAATGTAATATCGAAAAAATGTGCTTTTAATGTTAGTACTGATATCCTTGGGTTAATGCTTTTGAATTCCCTTACTGATGGTACTAAGTATTTATGTACTGCAAAGCCTGTTCCAAATTGACGATGTTTATTACATTCGCCATAAAAGATCGTTGTGTCTTGAATATCTAGAGTTCCGTTATCGTTCCACCTTATCTCTTGTAGGGCCACCACTCCTAGCCCATACCTCTCCGTCTCCTCAACTAAGCATTGTACTGCTCCAGGTTTAAAAAGTGTGCGGATGTTCCATGTTCCAAAAGATAAGCCGTTTTTCCATTTTCTTGTCTTATTTTCCAAAGCTCCACGGTTCCGAGGCAAGTTTATTGATAGATcctgaacaatattattttctaaggcAGGGTTGTTAGCCCTGCGCTAAACCCCCAAACTGGAGGACCAGACTACTCCAACCAATTAAGGTTAGAGTAGGGAGAACAGTACCAACTAATTAAAGTCAGTAAAGTTCAGAGCTCGGGGCCCCGGGTTCGCAAAACCCGTCGCACTAGATAGTGCTCCCCTGGGGGAatcatatatgatattatatgatttaatgacgatttaaaataaaatttgtattgaactttataccattataattgttataattactctaagaattgatttcaatattatagtaaaaaaataagattaattaattttatcaattttaataattttattaaatgttataatttatattatcaataaatagtttttacattataatatatttgcattttattttttgctgttTTTTACAATCTTTCGTTTTGGATCCGATGAACATCGATTCAAAATTGAACGAATAagttcgtttattttatttgatatttcattaTCAGCAGGATAGGTATTGCAAGTATACAACTTCACGCTAGCTTCAGAATGTTtccatctattataaaaaatcattatttaataatattcgtaatatgttttattatttaatcatgctATAGTTAAATATCAACGATAAAATCctcaatcttattattttaattagaatttaataatttatttgtgttgaataataatacgtaacggtcaaattaaaaaaataatctggtGATCAATAAATGATTGTATCGCTGTTGTTTAACTTTGTTCATCAtttaatcattgttttttttttttattatggtttttaccTTACAAGTGACGGAATGTCCTTTATAGCACTAGTTTTATAATGTTGGATGACGTAGTAGTCATCGCATTTTGGCGCTACTGGACACCGAATCGTATACGTGTAATTTCCTTCCGTCAATGTTATTGAGTTTGAAACGTTATCTTCAATATTTCCTTTCGAAATTACACTAGCTAAGGCATCCTTGTACGTCTCTATTGATTCTGTTCGCTGCTatgcattaatatatatttatattaaaaatgaatgtgtggtgtgtgtaatatttaaaaaaataatacaatacaaattattacctttCCAGCCTTagacattttaacttttggttcagtatcatttttttctttttttattctgcaTTTTTACCGGTTTTAAAGAAGATGATAGTGTTGATAGCATACTACTttcattctattatttaataataatatattattatcatacacacacatccataaacaaataggtataggtacttacatcaTCATTTGAAGAGCTTTCGCCTGCAGATACATTAGTATAgtacgacatattattatatatatataaatattttttttttaaatataccttaaataaaaatgataatcagtataagtttaatttttaatataacagattgtttaaaaaacatttacctgATCAAATTGTGTTACTTGGGTTTGTTATCGACTTCTAGCAAACGGATATCCGATATATTACGGTATGAAACGacgaaacataaaatttatagacaatGTTGAGATTTAACACTAACTATAATCAATGTCTACTGATCACTTATATACAGATTTGTAAGGTTGTGGTATCATATGGCGTGATCATAGTTTTacctattctataaaaaaataactgtagtCCAAGTTTAATATAGCGTgatcatatttttacctaatctataaaaaatatctgtgaTCAAAGTGTAATATGGCGTGATCACATATCACACCATTGGATCAGACTATAAATTTGGTTCATAATcgttcaatatttatagactTATAGTCATTTACAAAGTGCTCTTGAGTTGGTTATAGTATAGGGTGTGGATAGAGTCCCGGAAATTCCgtgataattgtaaaaatgttatcagtCCCGGACAATTTTTCTTATCATTGCGCATGCGCGGGGACTAGTCTTATTTCCAACACGATTCAATAATTATGGTACTGCCGGGacttgtacaataattatgttattgccGGGATACTAAGTTGTACCATTGTACAATAGTAACTGTTATCGTATGATTTGTATGGATTTATGTGttactataaataactaataagtgaaTCACTAGTTGTGTATTGTTGTGCACTTGTGCttgtgtattttttgatttataaattataaattacaatgtcTCACCAATATATtggtaaaaagtttaaatctcACGAAGATGTTGAAGTGTTTACGGCTGAGTATAAACAGTCATCTTTAAATGACTACTGGGTAAGAGACAATCGAACATTGCACTCGGCAGAAAAAAGGTaggtatactaatttaaaaaaaagttttattaataagcatattgtgttattatatagctGCATTCATGGCGGACAGAAATTccgtcaaaaaattaaaaagactGATCGTAAAactttgtaagtataaaataaaaactgtcaCAACCTCCGGGAAAAATAGTTTGATTTGTTTTGAACTGTTAAAAGACATATTCAGTTTCCAATatctttagttttttttttctatgatgtaaataaaattgtattcgttGGGTAAAGaagcttgaaaatttaacacaaggtTCCTGATATATTGTTACTATAgcagttgaaaaatattaaaagtacattaggtagcacaatttttttaaataataggtaatttaaagttcaaattttgacaaaatgtatcaaatttaaaatgtaataattatattttagttaaaatttataaaatttaattttcaacttttatagctaagtattaaaaatttaaatcagagTGACATACACTTACCcacctttttattattgaataaatactacaaataatttagaattaaactactataattaatatggttattttttaattaataaatgatatatatttcttttagtaTATTCAAACAAGAAtgtgatgtatttatttattttgccaTATCTAAAGATGGAGAacatttggttttaaaaagtttatcagAAGAACATAACcacaattctaataaaaagtaattatcaaTTGGGttataaaacaacaatgaTCTTAAGTAACACTTTTTAGTTTGGTGCCAGACAGATTATATATTCAAGAAGCAAAGGTGGACATtacttgttaattatttttgtttttaacttaacaacttaggtattcaattaaaatttttattattttaacttaacttttatagttaattatcattaccatgcagttaagttaattttgacaaaactaattcttttgattttgtatgataattatattatttataa
Proteins encoded:
- the LOC126554151 gene encoding uncharacterized protein LOC126554151 produces the protein MIPPGEHYLRRANNPALENNIVQDLSINLPRNRGALENKTRKWKNGLSFGTWNIRTLFKPGAVQCLVEETERYGLGVVALQEIRWNDNGTLDIQDTTIFYGECNKHRQFGTGFAVHKYLVPSVREFKSINPRISVLTLKAHFFDITFVNGHAPTEEKTQEEKDEFYDNLEHTLNEIPRSRIRIVLGDFNTKLGKENIFRSTIGNHSLHDITSENGLRLIDFTCGGGLIVKSTMFPHKDIYKGTWKAPSGRYVSQIDHVLINTRFRNCMHDIKTVRGADCDSDHYLVRGKLKVKLKKLTSKKGTLVDKYDVNKLKDTNICRNFKQKLHETMNSLNINQEETIDAKWKAVKDAIKTTTVTVIGKQNRTRKPWFKNSCKEAFNRRKEARTQMLNNPYNREKVMAYKECQKKANNIFRYEKRKYTIDVLEEAEIDHKVNRTRQLYQKINSIRGGYKKHEKFLKNDDGTLVTEQDKVLEKWRHYFGLLLNCENPVNTFAWMPTEPNDTDCPPPSKEEILQQLNRLKNHKTPGEDGIQGEVLKNLDDGTINRIHSIIESIWHEERLPEDWSTALVCPIHKKK
- the LOC126554160 gene encoding uncharacterized protein LOC126554160 — translated: MSKAGKQRTESIETYKDALASVISKGNIEDNVSNSITLTEGNYTYTIRCPVAPKCDDYYVIQHYKTSAIKDIPSLVRWKHSEASVKLYTCNTYPADNEISNKINELIRSILNRCSSDPKRKIVKNSKK